AATTAGAAATCTATTCTCCCTCCCAATTTCCCTACTCCTCCTGTGAATTGTTGTTAAATATTACCATTTTATTGGAGTTGGACTGTTATTAGATGATAGAAGTTTTGATCATTCTGGTACTTACGTAGGAACTGATAaaatttggaatgatgcatggAGGGCCTAGGGACATACATGTTTTAGATGCTATAATAAACGATGTGATATCTCTACGGCCATCTCAAGGTATGGATGCAAAAGAAGCAGAGGAGATATCAAGCTTATATTTAcaggtaaattaaaaaaaaaaaaatccatagcAGTTTTCTTTTTGGAGAAGTGTGTAAGAGGATGTTATTTCTCCGCATGTTATCTGCTTTTGTGCCCTTTATTGATTGTTGACCTCATTTAATCTGTTTTGCCTTTGACTATGGCAAAAAGTGATTAAAAAACTTTTCTGGCCCTTCTTGTTGCTTTCTTTGTATCTTCTGTATATGTGCTCACACAGGAATTTTCTTTGTGAAAAGTAACAAGTCAGTGGACTTGGATTGGAATCTTTGTTTTGATTGGTGTTTGCATATCTTTACATTTTTCAATGTCTTTCTTTTTGCAAATAGAACTAGTTACTGGCTCTCGAAGACCCAGTTTTAGCATGCCAGTTGCTGTAGTATCGCCACTGTTTCTTTGTCTCTTGCCTAgcattaggtttttttttcttgcaTCATGTAAATTTATCTGGCAGTTGTAAGATGTCCTGTGAAGCCAAGTTAAAGATAGTGGGAAAAAGGAATGTATTGTTGTTTCTAAATTATTTGAAGCTgattgtttaaaatatttttatactggCCAGTTTGTTGATCTTTGTGGAACCATAGATGATATAAGAAAAGCATGGAATCGCCACATAAAATGTTTTCCTGAGTCTGCAAGGGGGAGCACATATAAGTTTTCTGTTAtcaatggtataaaatctttaCCCTTGAAGATAACTGCTTGTAGAAGACAAGGGAGTCCTGATCCTTTGCCTTCACATCCATCTGGGGATAGAAGCTTAGACATCCCAGTGCAGTCACCATCACGAGACAATATATTGAAACCTTTGGAAAATGATGATGCCCAGCCTAACCATGCTGCTTTGGACTGTGTACCAGACATGATATCACCATTTCTGGAAGATCATGAAATTCCCCTTTACCAGGCTACAGTCAACAAGCTTCAATCAGGAGAAGTTGATGAAAGTTTGCAGGGGGGGAGGCAGCACAGCTCTGAGGAGGTTTCAAACAAGCTTCAATCAGGAGAGGATATAAACACTACTACCAATATGTCATCTCATAATTTAATACAGGATGAAATGAGAAATGGAGTTGAAGCATTAGAAACttcagaagaaaattctaaggAAAATAAATTCAGGCAAGAGCTTGAACATAAGCCTGAACATGATGTAAATGAACTTCCATTGGAGAGACTTTCATTGGGTCAACTAGATCGTGAGTCTTTGGATTCAATCAGTTTTGCAAATCAGGAAGGTGAAACTTTTGTAGAAACCAGCTTACCAAATGAAAGCATGGTGGAAAAAGAACCTCCTCAGGAAACCAGCAAGCTCAATGGAATTATGCCGGAGGTTGCTGAAAGTAATGATGGATATAACCTGGAATCTAGTCCAAGGAGTGCTCAAGCATCTGATTCTGCTGGAATTCAAACTGAAATGAGCAGTCCTTCCTCTCTGGCAAGTCAGCAGAACATCAAGAAAACAGAGCCACTTGTGCGGAGGACTCCTCCAGATGATGTTGGAAGTTGGCATCAAAGGAGTAATGCTGATAGAGTTCACCGAGAAAATAAATTTGGCCATCGAAGGCACTCTCATAAAAGACAGCATCAAAGGCAACAAATGTCTCCAAAAAGGCAGCATTCGCGAAGTGAAACTGGCACACAAGTGCCTATGAGTCAAGGTTACCCCAGTCAGTCCATGTATTTGCAGAGCCCACAAGTTCAACAAGGTGGCCAATCACAGAGTCAGTACTCCACATCTGCTGCTCATCCTAATTTAGCTGCTGTTCATAACTGGTCTATGCAGGATGTCAACCAACAGAATTTTGCCCCTTCTCAGACTCCACCCGCTCCTCTACCTGGTTATCCTCAAACGCAGATCTCTCAAAATCCCATGCAAAGCAATGAGCAGCTTGGGCAAATGCAGACTAATCAAGCATATAATCACATGTGGCAATATTATTACTACCAACAGCAACAGCAGCAGTTTCTTTTGCAGCAGCAGCAACAGCCTCTGCCTCAGCAGCAGCTTTTACAGCAACAGTATCAGCAACACCCACAGCTGCTACAAGTGCAACAGCAATATCTTCAACAGCAACAATTACCCTATCAGCAGCCACAGCTGCTGCAGCAACAACAATTTATTCAACAGCAACAGTAtctgcagcagcagcagcaacaacTACAACCGCAAGGCTCATATCAGCAGCAGTTTCCACCACCAAATCCCCATCCTTACCGGCAGCAGCAGCAAGAACAAGAAAAAAGACAGCAAGAAGGACAGATTACAGCATCTCAGGTTCAGACACAGAGTGAATTGAGCAAAGAGGTATGCTTAAATATTGAAACTTTTGGGTTTGTAGTAAAAAGGGAGATAAAAAATTCAAGTGCATATTTGCTGCtgctattttttttgaaaaaaagaagagtAAATATAAATTTGGATAGATGAACCATTCTTGCAGGAGAAAAATACGAGACCCTGAAGctcatttttgaaaaaattcatgGTTTTTCCAATTCTAAAGTTCCTATGGAATCTATTTAGGAACACTTGGGTAGACAGTTGGGGTTACTTCGGATATAAGTCTTCTTATTTGAGCAAGCTTGACATTTCTTTAACCTGAAAATGATCATAATAATTACATCTGTAGCAGTGCCGTCCGctcttaaaatgaaaaagatCTTAGTCATGGGAGGCAGATATAAATTAGAAGTTTTGTACTTATGTGTAAGTTGTTATCCTGATGGCAATTTAACATTTCTTGCAGGAATCCATGATGGAACCAAGGCGACAGACAACATTGCAGGTTAGTGAAAGCTCTATTCTCTTTCAAGGAGAGTTTTATGTGGTGAATAAGGTTAGAGTTTTAGCTAAGATTGGACACTCTAAAGCTGGTGAATAATGATAATTCCTCCTTTAtttacctaaaatttatttttacctttCACCTGCTATTTCATCGACCTTTCTTATGAATTATCATTCCCGTTTCATCGGTGGTCCAGAACAAATTGacattcaaatatgggcatgttAATCGATTTTGGGAATCAATCTTATACATTGATTTCTTCCGTGTATTGCAGGTCCAAGATCCATTGCCTTGCAGGAATGATGCATCTGAAACTGTATTATCTACAATATCTCCCAATTCCCAGCAGGGATAATCTCCAATCCAATGATATTGAGCTACTGTTAGGTGTAATGATCTTCAGATCCTTTGCTTTCAGCCAATGACTTGTTCAATGGTTATAATGTAATTTTAGGGCGCATACCATCAAACACTTTCATTTCGTGTGGTAAAATCTCGAAGACATTACTCTTTATCATCCTCTCTAGACCTAACATGATGCCTTCATTAatgaaaacacacacacacacacacacacacacactatACTGATTGCTTCATTGAGAAACGATACAAGCATGAACAGCTGAATATTGGGGGCATTGTTAATCAACCAGGGCAGGCTTGTTCCTAACTGACGCTGCACTACACCTAATAATGAAAGCTTAAAGTTTAAACTTGATCAACTTTGTCTGATAATGAGAAGAAAATGTCAATTGAAGAGCTCCTCGAACATACTGCATATAGCCTAAATATGGACTCTGAAAGTAACCGGATGTTAAACAAGTGATGAAATGATAACCATTTACACTGCAGATGGAATTTGGTCTAAAACAACGTAGGTGACATAAAATCAGCAGTTACTTCACTGTAAGAAGAGTGCCATATAGCTACCCTAACCTCTGGGAAGAGCTATACATTATCTATACTTGCTTATACGTGGAGAATAAACGGGACAACGAAAGTATAGAAAacaattctcttttttttttttttgtaacagaAAACAgttctctttttctctctctcatGTTATGGCACAGTTGCTTGAAAACATAAATTGTATATTAAGGTTGCATTTTGTATAATGAAAAATAGTCACTTTCTTGATAATTTAATCACATTTtcaatatcaaaatttattttctttctttgaagaattatttcCCATAAACATAGCAATATGATTCtcattataaaatataagaatgTTACTTTCCTATGTAGAttggaaagttaaaaaaaaaaaattaagacgaAATTAACCCTATTTTATATTGGTTTAAGGTATCAGTCTTTTAATAAatgtaaaaggaaaaagaagaatgaGCTATTgccttctctcttctttttacTACTTGATTTTCTCTATTACTTCAAAATcttcacaaatttttttcttgatttttttcagCTACAAATTTGATTTAGCACTTGTATTTGTATGAAATGCTTATTATTTTTTGTAGAAGACATATAGAATTTTTCTATTTAAGTTGTGTGAGAATTGTGGGTTAGAGAGTGCCTATGGTTTCCATTcctatgatttaattatttgtagTTTTGCTTAGAACAATACTTGgaatcaattattatttttatactcttATGGATTAGCTTTAgctaaaataaaatgtaatttcaattttttttaaatttatttcaaaacaaGTTTTATACATCGATGATTTTATATAAGTATTATTGGATTAGTATTTGGCACACTAGCAGTGATCTTTTTTTTATTCGACAAACAACCTTAAAAAATTTACTAAGTATCTCTTCttctaaatatttaatttttttaatattctattataCATTTATAGGataccaaataatttttttaataattattttaatattctattatACATTTATAGAATACCAAACAATCCCCTGACTATACTTGCGGGGTCTAAAAACTCTATTACAGTGTAccaaataatttttcttattatatttaaatatatatatatgcatgaaaaatttgaaacaattttactttcatttaaaattacatttttatagaattaaaattaaaaattaaaaataaaaatttgagaatAATCAATTAAGTGTTATTATCAAATATTTAACCCAAATATTTATTAAGAATAATGTTTATTGTAAAAATTGGATACGtgaatatcattttttatttaggAAGAGTAAACTcataaattatcattatattcCTAGAAAAAGTAATTAGATCTTCCAATATATACTAAATGTTGCAAAGTACCATTCTTGATAATTTTATTGTTAGCAATCATATTCCATTGAAATTATGATATGAGAAAACACCAAACATTACACAAAAATTCGAACAAGGttcaaatgtaaaaataaaaataaaaatctaggCAATAATTGAGGATGCCTGCACTTAGTTCTTTGATCTGCATTACTCTCTTTGGACAATCTGGAGTGGACCCAAACTATTGAGAATTTGGGTTTTCCTTTTTGGGAATAATatggaaataatataaaaacaattttaattattcaattgaCATGATGACTTACGATATGAGATGAGGATAATGCATTTATTATATTAGAATCAAACATGATACTATCGTAAATCCAAATCAATAACCAACATATTATCTTGGTGTTCCCATGCACAGTTTATATTATTTGCATAAATACAAAAGTTTTgatgtaaataaaattttattccatATCATTCCCGAAAAAGAACCCGAGAATTTGCAACTACGGTAAATCTAAGATCTCGTACGGCTCGAAGAATCCTGTTGACTAAGGCTTCACCACTTGCAATATCTGTTATCTTCCTCTTCATAAAAATACCAGTTAATGGATTGTTTGAAAATACCATGTTGCGGGCAGCTTATGTACAACTTTTTAAACTTTTCTCAGTATCCATACAACGACTCTCTGTCTTTTGCTCTAACTTCACAGATTTGTCTTTTGGATTCTGGCAACTCTGGAAGCTGGAAAAAAATTTGTCAAGAATCAAACAGATCATACAAAATGCAAAGTGGTTCCGACAAGTTGTCTTATTGTATGAGTATTATCAACCATGACTTGGGTTTCAGTTTCAGTTCTAGTATTCGTCTTTTCTTTTGGCTGCGAAaaggagtaatgatcaatggattgcttatttagaaaatatatttcttttttttaggtGTTTTCTCGATTTTTGGATTCAACATTTCTAAAGGCatgatttatattttcttttttgcttACGTAGTTACTCCATAAATAAGAGTTAAAAGGCATGTCACAACTGACTCTTTGGTTTTAAGTATGCACAACATGGCTAGTTggcaaaaataaaaaagttcaatttatcgtattttttaaaatttatttaatatatttgaaagatTACATTCATGTTTTTTACTATAAATAGGATTTAATCTCAGACAATGCTCATCATCAAACTATCTACCGGAATAATTAAAGTTGTAAAGGAATCAGCATGTAAAGTGAAAGAAATCAAGaatcaaagcaaataaagacgaGGCAAAACAAGGAAAGAACAAAGTCGCGAAAGAAGGGGCAGCAGCGGCTGGAAGAAGAACATTAGTTCCTCAGCAACAATGTCCAAAGCCTGAAAAAGGTACCAACATTAGTTCCTCATGACTGTTCACAATCAACCCAACATCATAAACATAGGGCACTGAGTAAAGGAAAAACACTGAATTAATTTTCAACCacacattcaatttaaataacaagaaaataaaatatatatatatataaatcaagtAAATCCAAGAAAACATTAAGCTAAAAAATGTCGGACctttttatctatatttttttccTCAAGCAGCAAAAATAAAAttggtttattattatttattattaactgtATTTATTACCTATTAAAAGCTCTCTAAACAAAGTTTGTGAAAATAAGAACTGAAAATTTTGAGacaaataagtaatattatttataagagTTTGGAGAGTTGATTGTTTGAAAATTGATTCAAAGGTGGCTTTAAGGGTTGAGAGTTAAGTTTTTTCTCTTTTGTATCTCTTTTATGTTGATGCAATCGGATTAAGAAAATTGAAGTAAcgttctttaaaatttttttaaattcttcaaagatttctttgaattttaaataaaacttcTGATTTTTAAACTTATGATTTCAAAACTTATTAATAGTCATGTTTAACGATTTGGAGATTCCAATACAAATTAAAAAGCGATAGTCATAGCTAAActcttttgtttattattattttatattaaatttaaattgattataaataaaataaaatttagaaaatgtaatattttttataattataaaatgatttaaatacttgatttgaattttgattggtttataattttaaattgatataatcTCCAATGATTAACAAAAGGCATAATGAAAATTGAAATTCGAAATAAACTGATTATTTTAGAAGTTGTACAAgtaagatggcttgaattatatattgatagAAGTTTGTTTTAAAAGGAGCAATTCATAGTCGTTTTAACATTAATAAGCTGATTCCGCCATTACAGCTGTTATAAGTTCGACTATCCATCTAAACTTGTACATCTAATCAGATTTGGTCATCAAAAGAAATCAAAACTTTTACAATTACGACGAATTCCTTTATTAAATATGCCTAGTTAGTCCGGATTTCTACTATACCATGTTAAATCCATCGGAGATTACTCTGAGTAATGACGACTTTCTTTCTCCTTTTACATGATTTGTATCATATGGCATGCTAAAGATGGTTTGTAATAATTAATGGTTATTTTCTGCTGTGCTTGTAGGATGGCTTACCGTGATAAAGGCCTTCTTAATTCTACTCTTATCCAAGGCACGTTCGAGGGTCGAAGCCAGTTGAAAACACAGGAAAGCAAATGTTACTTCCTCAAAGATCTTGAgattagaacgaggaaaagaaaaacataaaaacataaaatcaaaGCGACTGCTAACCTCTGTGCTACGATATTGTGTAAATGGGGGACCAAATAGCTTTGATCTTGCACCCCAAAGCCTCTATCAAATAAGGTAAGCCGCAAACTTTTCATTAAGGCTCCATGTTGATTTTTACCAGGGTCTCTTCCACTCATCTTGTCCACAAGGACCACAACTTCGTCTATGTTGGTATAAGAGGTGATAAGCGTGTGGGAGTGTGTGTGTATCTAATATGTTCTCTTTTCTTTAAGTATGAAGAGAGGTGGAAAAAGACATGTTGAGTTTTGCTACCAGATAAAGAACAAGTTGCACTGCAAACAATTAATAATGATTGATTGATTGCAATGTAATATTGTACCTGCATTTTGAAAACATTCAAAATATGAGCATTAACCATCTTTAATactaccataaattttttttggcttaatcacaaatttagtcactaacatttacatattttgtcaaaatgaccCTAATTGTACTTTTGAACCTTTTTTACCAtcaacctttgttttttttttttcaatatgctTTTTTAACAGATCTAATGAAACGGGGATGATATAAAATatcatatgtgaaatatttttaatgagataaaatttattatttagataactcaataaaataattacatataaaataaataaatgatacattaaattaaaaaaataactcctaatttaaagaaaataaacataattatctaaaaaaattaactcaatagAAAAACTTCTCAATAAACAAATgtatgaaagaaaagaaagactgaaactttaaaatttactcattaaatttgttagaaaaaaCATATTGAAAAAAAGAGCAAAGATTGATGGCaaaaaaaagctcaaaaatacaattaagacaattttgacaaaatatgcaaacattaataaccaaatttatcattaagccttttttttttgatataattAAAATCTTGATTggctaaataaaatttaaagctaATCATATTTAAACCTACTATAATGAACTAAACAAAAAgtaatcataaaaaattactattttaatcattttagcaaTTGAATTCTAGTCATacatattaaaattaatcaatattaatataataagatataaggaaaattatttgatacactgTAAGTGGAGTTTTTTAAACTTTACAAGAGGTTAAGAGTTCAACAAGTGTATTATAAAGtgtaatagaaaaagaaaaaattaattacataGGTAAATATGACACTTATCACACTCAACTCACTTGTAAAGTCTAAAAAATTCCACTAgcaatgtatcaaataattacccAAAATGTAattcatatatttaatatatatataattctagtaaaaaaattaaatgtcaaAAAAGAGTTTTAACGTATGAGATGTAGAACATACTTTCAACGAGGATGCACTGCACAGTCTAATTTTGTCATTTACATCCATTTCATAGAAAACTAAGATATGTGACAAACAAATGTCTTTTTGCACTATACAATTTCCTATAAATGGCACTATGTTACATCTTAACCCTCAAAAACCTCAACTCTTGATAGCAAATATATCCATTTTttacataatattatatatatatccaactcCAGATCACCTAAACACAAAAAAGAACCCAAATAATCACGCAGAACCCAATAGCATCTTCTCAAATGCATAAACAACCATGCTCCTACAGCATTTGACCAAAGTCCAAATGCTCTAAGACTACACAAAAACTGCATCCTGTTATAGTGAGTTCATCTCTTCCTATGTTTGTACAGTTGAGTATGTACGAAAAGTTAGAAGGTCACCAGCTTCACGAAATTGGTACAAGGGCAATCTCCTTGATAAGCCGTTAAAAAGTTTCTGGCTCC
The genomic region above belongs to Gossypium hirsutum isolate 1008001.06 chromosome D05, Gossypium_hirsutum_v2.1, whole genome shotgun sequence and contains:
- the LOC107905856 gene encoding nuclear factor of activated T-cells 5 isoform X3 encodes the protein MEVHISGTETETEWHPKKGNYLEGFDEQKLKGIIAEGELDFDGWTKLISEVENFFHDEIDNICLVYDSFLSEFPLCYGYWRRYADHMMRLCTIDKAVDVFERAVQSATYSIDVWVDYCGFSVSVFEDDNDIRRFQKLVATWKEEMQCPNHMDLLSDPRVENEVSSCHTDAEISCIIKELLDASSGMDGTEALAKYLSIGKQFYREASELDEKIHHFEAGIQRPYFHVKELDISQLDNWHEYLNFVEMHGDFGWAVKLYERCLIPCANYPEFWMRYVDFMESKGGREIANFALARAAEVFLKRMPVIHLFTARFKEKIRDVSGAHIALLHYEKESDLSFVETVSIKANMEKRLGNFVAASNTYKEAMEVAAVKQKFDILPILYINFSRLQYMITSNSDAARDILIDGIKCLPHCKLLLEELIKFGMMHGGPRDIHVLDAIINDVISLRPSQGMDAKEAEEISSLYLQFVDLCGTIDDIRKAWNRHIKCFPESARGSTYKFSVINGIKSLPLKITACRRQGSPDPLPSHPSGDRSLDIPVQSPSRDNILKPLENDDAQPNHAALDCVPDMISPFLEDHEIPLYQATVNKLQSGEVDESLQGGRQHSSEEVSNKLQSGEDINTTTNMSSHNLIQDEMRNGVEALETSEENSKENKFRQELEHKPEHDVNELPLERLSLGQLDRESLDSISFANQEGETFVETSLPNESMVEKEPPQETSKLNGIMPEVAESNDGYNLESSPRSAQASDSAGIQTEMSSPSSLASQQNIKKTEPLVRRTPPDDVGSWHQRSNADRVHRENKFGHRRHSHKRQHQRQQMSPKRQHSRSETGTQVPMSQGYPSQSMYLQSPQVQQGGQSQSQYSTSAAHPNLAAVHNWSMQDVNQQNFAPSQTPPAPLPGYPQTQISQNPMQSNEQLGQMQTNQAYNHMWQYYYYQQQQQQFLLQQQQQPLPQQQLLQQQYQQHPQLLQVQQQYLQQQQLPYQQPQLLQQQQFIQQQQYLQQQQQQLQPQGSYQQQFPPPNPHPYRQQQQEQEKRQQEGQITASQVQTQSELSKEESMMEPRRQTTLQVQDPLPCRNDASETVLSTISPNSQQG
- the LOC107905856 gene encoding nuclear factor of activated T-cells 5 isoform X1, with the protein product MEVHISGTETETEWHPKKGNYLEGFDEQKLKGIIAEGELDFDGWTKLISEVENFFHDEIDNICLVYDSFLSEFPLCYGYWRRYADHMMRLCTIDKAVDVFERAVQSATYSIDVWVDYCGFSVSVFEDDNDIRRLFKRAMSYVGKDYLCHTLWDKYVEFEFSREQWSSLANVYIQTLRFPSKKLHHYYESFQKLVATWKEEMQCPNHMDLLSDPRVENEVSSCHTDAEISCIIKELLDASSGMDGTEALAKYLSIGKQFYREASELDEKIHHFEAGIQRPYFHVKELDISQLDNWHEYLNFVEMHGDFGWAVKLYERCLIPCANYPEFWMRYVDFMESKGGREIANFALARAAEVFLKRMPVIHLFTARFKEKIRDVSGAHIALLHYEKESDLSFVETVSIKANMEKRLGNFVAASNTYKEAMEVAAVKQKFDILPILYINFSRLQYMITSNSDAARDILIDGIKCLPHCKLLLEELIKFGMMHGGPRDIHVLDAIINDVISLRPSQGMDAKEAEEISSLYLQFVDLCGTIDDIRKAWNRHIKCFPESARGSTYKFSVINGIKSLPLKITACRRQGSPDPLPSHPSGDRSLDIPVQSPSRDNILKPLENDDAQPNHAALDCVPDMISPFLEDHEIPLYQATVNKLQSGEVDESLQGGRQHSSEEVSNKLQSGEDINTTTNMSSHNLIQDEMRNGVEALETSEENSKENKFRQELEHKPEHDVNELPLERLSLGQLDRESLDSISFANQEGETFVETSLPNESMVEKEPPQETSKLNGIMPEVAESNDGYNLESSPRSAQASDSAGIQTEMSSPSSLASQQNIKKTEPLVRRTPPDDVGSWHQRSNADRVHRENKFGHRRHSHKRQHQRQQMSPKRQHSRSETGTQVPMSQGYPSQSMYLQSPQVQQGGQSQSQYSTSAAHPNLAAVHNWSMQDVNQQNFAPSQTPPAPLPGYPQTQISQNPMQSNEQLGQMQTNQAYNHMWQYYYYQQQQQQFLLQQQQQPLPQQQLLQQQYQQHPQLLQVQQQYLQQQQLPYQQPQLLQQQQFIQQQQYLQQQQQQLQPQGSYQQQFPPPNPHPYRQQQQEQEKRQQEGQITASQVQTQSELSKEESMMEPRRQTTLQVQDPLPCRNDASETVLSTISPNSQQG
- the LOC107905856 gene encoding nuclear factor of activated T-cells 5 isoform X2 — encoded protein: MEVHISGTETETEWHPKKGNYLGFDEQKLKGIIAEGELDFDGWTKLISEVENFFHDEIDNICLVYDSFLSEFPLCYGYWRRYADHMMRLCTIDKAVDVFERAVQSATYSIDVWVDYCGFSVSVFEDDNDIRRLFKRAMSYVGKDYLCHTLWDKYVEFEFSREQWSSLANVYIQTLRFPSKKLHHYYESFQKLVATWKEEMQCPNHMDLLSDPRVENEVSSCHTDAEISCIIKELLDASSGMDGTEALAKYLSIGKQFYREASELDEKIHHFEAGIQRPYFHVKELDISQLDNWHEYLNFVEMHGDFGWAVKLYERCLIPCANYPEFWMRYVDFMESKGGREIANFALARAAEVFLKRMPVIHLFTARFKEKIRDVSGAHIALLHYEKESDLSFVETVSIKANMEKRLGNFVAASNTYKEAMEVAAVKQKFDILPILYINFSRLQYMITSNSDAARDILIDGIKCLPHCKLLLEELIKFGMMHGGPRDIHVLDAIINDVISLRPSQGMDAKEAEEISSLYLQFVDLCGTIDDIRKAWNRHIKCFPESARGSTYKFSVINGIKSLPLKITACRRQGSPDPLPSHPSGDRSLDIPVQSPSRDNILKPLENDDAQPNHAALDCVPDMISPFLEDHEIPLYQATVNKLQSGEVDESLQGGRQHSSEEVSNKLQSGEDINTTTNMSSHNLIQDEMRNGVEALETSEENSKENKFRQELEHKPEHDVNELPLERLSLGQLDRESLDSISFANQEGETFVETSLPNESMVEKEPPQETSKLNGIMPEVAESNDGYNLESSPRSAQASDSAGIQTEMSSPSSLASQQNIKKTEPLVRRTPPDDVGSWHQRSNADRVHRENKFGHRRHSHKRQHQRQQMSPKRQHSRSETGTQVPMSQGYPSQSMYLQSPQVQQGGQSQSQYSTSAAHPNLAAVHNWSMQDVNQQNFAPSQTPPAPLPGYPQTQISQNPMQSNEQLGQMQTNQAYNHMWQYYYYQQQQQQFLLQQQQQPLPQQQLLQQQYQQHPQLLQVQQQYLQQQQLPYQQPQLLQQQQFIQQQQYLQQQQQQLQPQGSYQQQFPPPNPHPYRQQQQEQEKRQQEGQITASQVQTQSELSKEESMMEPRRQTTLQVQDPLPCRNDASETVLSTISPNSQQG
- the LOC107905856 gene encoding putative uncharacterized protein DDB_G0271606 isoform X4, translated to MKELFAFVFSFQKLVATWKEEMQCPNHMDLLSDPRVENEVSSCHTDAEISCIIKELLDASSGMDGTEALAKYLSIGKQFYREASELDEKIHHFEAGIQRPYFHVKELDISQLDNWHEYLNFVEMHGDFGWAVKLYERCLIPCANYPEFWMRYVDFMESKGGREIANFALARAAEVFLKRMPVIHLFTARFKEKIRDVSGAHIALLHYEKESDLSFVETVSIKANMEKRLGNFVAASNTYKEAMEVAAVKQKFDILPILYINFSRLQYMITSNSDAARDILIDGIKCLPHCKLLLEELIKFGMMHGGPRDIHVLDAIINDVISLRPSQGMDAKEAEEISSLYLQFVDLCGTIDDIRKAWNRHIKCFPESARGSTYKFSVINGIKSLPLKITACRRQGSPDPLPSHPSGDRSLDIPVQSPSRDNILKPLENDDAQPNHAALDCVPDMISPFLEDHEIPLYQATVNKLQSGEVDESLQGGRQHSSEEVSNKLQSGEDINTTTNMSSHNLIQDEMRNGVEALETSEENSKENKFRQELEHKPEHDVNELPLERLSLGQLDRESLDSISFANQEGETFVETSLPNESMVEKEPPQETSKLNGIMPEVAESNDGYNLESSPRSAQASDSAGIQTEMSSPSSLASQQNIKKTEPLVRRTPPDDVGSWHQRSNADRVHRENKFGHRRHSHKRQHQRQQMSPKRQHSRSETGTQVPMSQGYPSQSMYLQSPQVQQGGQSQSQYSTSAAHPNLAAVHNWSMQDVNQQNFAPSQTPPAPLPGYPQTQISQNPMQSNEQLGQMQTNQAYNHMWQYYYYQQQQQQFLLQQQQQPLPQQQLLQQQYQQHPQLLQVQQQYLQQQQLPYQQPQLLQQQQFIQQQQYLQQQQQQLQPQGSYQQQFPPPNPHPYRQQQQEQEKRQQEGQITASQVQTQSELSKEESMMEPRRQTTLQVQDPLPCRNDASETVLSTISPNSQQG